A single window of Rhodococcus jostii RHA1 DNA harbors:
- a CDS encoding alpha/beta hydrolase yields the protein MQGRFITGSGMRRRWIAGVLSAAAVALGLAAAPASAAPETAQSAPVAYVDHIDKIDDRQWAVAVYSPSMDRVIPLQVVRPVDTSVARPTLYLFNGAGGGEDGANWFNQTDVLGFLVDKNANVVIPAEGRFSYYTDWVNDDPELGRNKWTTFFTRELPPVMDEALGANGINSIAGLSMSATSVLDLAIHAPGLYRGVASYSGCAQTSDPLGQAYVRTVVDLMGEGDVRNMWGPYDGPGWRAHDPLLNAEGLRGLSLYISNGNGLPGPHENPALARTPQAPPLPDQIVVGGAIEVATNVCTHRLAERLHELDIPATFDLRDNGTHSWGYWQDDLRSSWPQLSASLGLPV from the coding sequence ATGCAAGGACGTTTCATCACGGGGTCTGGGATGCGTAGGCGTTGGATTGCGGGTGTGTTGAGTGCCGCGGCTGTCGCGCTCGGCCTGGCGGCGGCGCCTGCGAGCGCCGCTCCGGAGACGGCGCAGTCTGCGCCGGTTGCGTATGTCGACCACATCGACAAGATCGACGACCGTCAGTGGGCGGTAGCCGTCTACTCACCGTCGATGGATCGGGTGATCCCCTTGCAGGTGGTCCGGCCGGTCGACACGAGTGTGGCTCGGCCGACGCTGTATCTGTTCAACGGTGCCGGTGGCGGGGAAGACGGTGCCAATTGGTTCAACCAGACCGACGTTCTCGGCTTCCTCGTGGACAAGAATGCCAATGTGGTCATTCCCGCCGAGGGACGGTTCAGTTACTACACCGACTGGGTGAACGACGATCCGGAGCTCGGGCGGAACAAGTGGACGACGTTCTTCACCCGTGAGCTCCCTCCCGTGATGGATGAGGCCCTCGGCGCCAACGGGATCAACTCGATCGCGGGTCTCTCGATGTCGGCCACATCCGTGCTCGACCTGGCCATCCACGCTCCCGGCCTGTACCGGGGGGTGGCCTCGTACAGCGGATGCGCGCAGACCAGCGACCCGCTCGGGCAGGCCTACGTCCGAACGGTCGTCGACCTGATGGGCGAGGGCGACGTGCGGAACATGTGGGGCCCCTATGACGGACCCGGATGGCGCGCTCACGATCCGCTCCTCAACGCAGAGGGCCTTCGGGGACTCTCGCTCTACATCTCGAACGGCAACGGGCTCCCCGGCCCACATGAGAACCCTGCACTGGCGCGCACCCCGCAGGCGCCGCCGTTGCCGGATCAGATCGTGGTCGGCGGCGCCATCGAGGTCGCGACCAACGTCTGTACGCACCGTTTGGCGGAGCGCCTGCACGAGTTGGACATCCCCGCGACGTTCGACCTCCGGGACAACGGCACGCATTCGTGGGGCTACTGGCAAGACGATCTGCGATCGTCCTGGCCGCAACTGTCGGCGTCTCTCGGCTTGCCGGTGTAG